Proteins from a single region of Equus asinus isolate D_3611 breed Donkey chromosome 17, EquAss-T2T_v2, whole genome shotgun sequence:
- the LOC106844069 gene encoding olfactory receptor 5L1-like — translation MSEENCTTVTEFVLLGLSDAPELRAFLFLLFLLIYGVTVLANVGMIALIQVSSQLHTPMYFFLSHLSFVDFCYSTVIMPKMLSNILNKEKVISFLGCMVQFYFFCMCAVTEVFLLAVMAYDRFLAICNPLLYTITTSQKFCMFLVSGCYLYGIVCSLIHLCLALEIPSYRSNVVDHFFCDLPPLLTLACYDISINELVVFIVTTFNEIFTIMIIFTSYLFILITVLKMHSAEGRCKAFSTCASHLAAIVVFHGTILFIYCRPSSGNSMDTDKAATVFYTVVIPMLNPLIYSLRNKDVKEAVKKVLGSKLPFEKLFS, via the coding sequence ATGAGTGAAGAGAACTGTACCACTGTGACAGAGTTTGTTCTTCTTGGATTATCAGATGCCCCTGAGCTGAgagcctttctcttccttctgttccttctcaTATATGGAGTCACAGTTTTGGCCAACGTGGGCATGATTGCACTGATTCAGGTCAGCTCTCAacttcacacccccatgtactttttcctcagccaCTTGTCCTTTGTGGATTTCTGCTACTCCACAGTCATCATGCCAAAGATGCTGTCCAATATCTTAAACAAGGAAAAAGTAATCTCCTTCCTGGGATGCATGGTGCAGTTCTACTTCTTCTGTATGTGTGCAGTCACTGAGGTCTTCTTGCTCGCTGTCATGGCTTATGACcgcttcttggccatctgtaaCCCTCTGCTGTACACGATTACCACGTCCCAGAAATTTTGTATGTTTCTAGTTTCCGGCTGTTACCTCTATGGAATTGTGTGTTCTCTGATTCATTTGTGTTTAGCTCTCGAAATCCCATCCTATAGGTCAAATGTAGTTGaccatttcttttgtgatttaccCCCTCTTTTAACACTTGCTTGCTATGACATCTCTATTAATGAACTCGTGGTGTTTATTGTGACCACTTTCAATGAGATCTTTACCATTATGATCATCTTCACCTCCTACTTGTTTATTCTCATCACCGTCCTGAAGATGCACTCTGCAGAGGGAAGGTGTAAAGCCTTttccacctgtgcctcccacctcgCAGCCATTGTTGTCTTCCATGGAACAATCCTTTTCATTTATTGCCGGCCCAGTTCTGGCAACAGTATGGATACTGACAAAGCAGCCACGGTATTTTACACTGTAGTGATTCCCATGCTGAATCCCCtgatctacagcctgaggaacaaggatgtgaaagaagCTGTCAAGAAAGTGTTGGGATCCAAATTGCCTTTTGAAAAGCTATTTTCTTAG
- the LOC139040891 gene encoding olfactory receptor 5D18-like — protein sequence MPERNKSGTTFTLLGFSDLPELQIPLFLIFLAIYSVTVLGNIGMIVIIKINPKLHTPMYFFLSHLSFVDFCYSSIIVSKTLVNLVVEDRSISFIGCVVQFFFFGTFAVTESFLLAVMAYDRFVAICNPLLYTVAMSQKLCTMLVAGSYVWGVACSLILTSSAIKLSFQGPNTINHFFCEFSSLLSLSFSDIYVTQLLLFIFSTFNGVSTLLVILTSYVFIVVTILKMHSASERRKAFSTCASHMTAISIFHGTILFLYCVPNSKNSRHTVKVASVFYTVVIPMLNPLIYSLRNKDVKDTVSKIMHTKVFSY from the coding sequence ATGCCAGAGAGAAACAAAAGTGGGACCACATTCACTCTTTTGGGCTTCTCAGATTTGCCAGAACTGCAAATCCCCctcttcttgatttttctggCCATCTACAGCGTCACTGTTTTAGGGAATATTGGGATGAttgtaataatcaaaattaaCCCCAAACTGCACacccctatgtactttttcctcagtcACCTCTCATTTGTGGATTTCTGCTATTCCTCCATCATTGTTTCCAAGACCCTGGTGAACTTAGTTGTGGAAGACAGAAGCATTTCATTTATAGGATGTGTAgtacaattctttttctttggtacCTTTGCAGTAACTGAATCCTTTTTATTagctgtgatggcctatgaccgctttGTGGCCATTTGTAACCCTCTGCTCTACACAGTCGCTATGTCACAGAAGCTCTGTACCATGctagttgctggatcatatgtatGGGGAGTAGCTTGTTCCTTGATACTCACATCTTCTGCCATCAAATTATCATTTCAGGGTCCCAACACaattaatcatttcttctgtgaattctcCTCATTGctgtccctctctttctctgataTTTATGTCACCCAGttgctgcttttcattttttccaccTTTAATGGGGTCAGCACATTACTCGTCATTCTCACGTCTTATGTATTTATTGTTGTAACCATTCTCAAGATGCATTCAGCCAGTGAGCGCcgcaaagccttctccacctgtgcttCCCACATGACTGCCATCTCCATCTTCCATGGCACCATCCTCTTCCTCTACTGTGTGCCCAACTCCAAAAACTCCAGGCACACAGTCAAAGTGGCCTCTGTGTTTTACACTGTGGTGATCCCCATGTTGAATCCTCTGATATACAGTCTGAGAAATAAGGATGTCAAAGATACAGTCAGCAAAATAATGCACACTAAAGTTTTTTCTTATTGA